A genomic stretch from Streptomyces sp. QL37 includes:
- the allB gene encoding allantoinase AllB has product MSGVDKKQVLRSTRVVTPEGTRAAAVLVAGGEIEAVLPYDTEVPGGAHVEDFGDDVLLPGLVDTHVHVNDPGRTEWEGFWTATRAAAAGGITTLLDMPLNSLPPTTTVEHLRVKQGVAAPKAHIDTGFWGGAIPSNTKDLRPLFEAGVFGFKCFLSPSGVEEFPELDQEQLARSMAEIAGFGGLLIVHAEDPHHLAEAPQRSGEKYADFLASRPRDAENAAIEGLIAHAKRLNARVHVLHLSSSDALPLIAAAKREGVRVSVESCPHFLTLTAEEVPDGATEFKCCPPIREAANQDALWAGLADGTIDCIVSDHSPCTTDLKTPDFASAWGGISSLQLGLPAIWTEARRRGHTLDDVARWMSAAPAGLAGLTRKGAIEAGRDADFAVLAPEETFTVDPAGLFHRNQVTAYAGKTLHGVVRSTWLRGTRIAADGVLAEPTGRLLERNH; this is encoded by the coding sequence GTGTCCGGAGTGGACAAGAAGCAGGTACTCCGCTCGACGCGCGTGGTCACCCCCGAGGGAACCCGCGCGGCGGCGGTCCTCGTCGCCGGCGGGGAGATCGAGGCGGTCCTGCCGTACGACACCGAGGTGCCCGGCGGCGCCCACGTCGAGGACTTCGGGGACGACGTCCTGCTGCCCGGCCTCGTCGACACCCACGTCCATGTGAACGACCCCGGCCGCACTGAGTGGGAGGGCTTCTGGACCGCCACCCGCGCAGCTGCGGCGGGAGGCATCACGACCCTCCTCGACATGCCGCTCAACTCCCTCCCGCCGACCACCACCGTCGAGCACCTGCGCGTCAAGCAGGGTGTGGCCGCCCCCAAGGCGCACATCGACACCGGCTTCTGGGGTGGTGCGATCCCCTCCAACACGAAGGATCTGCGCCCGCTGTTCGAGGCCGGGGTGTTCGGCTTCAAGTGCTTCCTCTCGCCCTCCGGCGTCGAGGAGTTCCCCGAGCTGGACCAGGAACAGCTGGCCCGCTCGATGGCCGAGATCGCGGGCTTCGGCGGGCTCCTGATCGTGCACGCGGAGGACCCCCATCACCTGGCCGAGGCTCCGCAGAGGAGCGGGGAGAAGTACGCCGACTTCCTCGCCTCCCGCCCCCGGGACGCGGAGAACGCCGCCATCGAGGGCCTCATCGCCCACGCGAAGCGACTGAACGCCCGCGTGCACGTCCTGCACCTCTCCTCCAGCGACGCACTGCCTCTGATCGCCGCAGCCAAGCGCGAGGGTGTCCGTGTCAGCGTCGAGTCGTGCCCGCACTTCCTCACCCTGACCGCCGAGGAAGTCCCCGACGGGGCCACCGAGTTCAAGTGCTGCCCGCCCATCCGGGAGGCCGCGAACCAGGACGCGCTCTGGGCCGGGCTCGCCGACGGCACGATCGACTGCATCGTCTCCGACCACTCGCCCTGCACCACGGACCTCAAGACCCCCGACTTCGCCTCCGCCTGGGGAGGGATCTCCTCGCTGCAACTGGGCCTGCCCGCCATCTGGACCGAGGCGCGGCGGCGCGGCCACACCCTCGACGACGTGGCCCGCTGGATGTCGGCCGCCCCCGCCGGCCTCGCCGGGCTGACCCGCAAGGGCGCCATCGAGGCCGGACGGGACGCGGACTTCGCGGTTCTCGCCCCCGAGGAGACCTTCACCGTCGATCCGGCCGGACTCTTCCACCGCAACCAGGTCACCGCCTACGCGGGGAAGACCCTGCACGGCGTCGTCAGGTCCACCTGGCTGCGCGGCACGCGGATCGCGGCCGACGGCGTACTCGCCGAACCCACCGGCCGCCTCCTCGAAAGGAACCACTGA
- a CDS encoding IclR family transcriptional regulator, protein MPPSHASTSDSKPAGPSGGVQSLERAFDLLERMADAGGEVGLSELSASSGLPLPTIHRLMRTLVVCGYVRQQPNRRYALGPRLIRLGESSARLLGTWARPYLQRLVEETGETANMALLDGDEIVYVAQVPSKHSMRMFTEVGRRVLPHSTGVGKALLADTPADEVRALLARTGMPAATEKTITTPDGFLDALEQVRRAGYAVDDNEQEIGVRCLAVSVPDSPTSAAISISGPAGRVTETATERIVPILQQIAKELSEALASSGGTTG, encoded by the coding sequence GTGCCGCCGTCCCACGCCAGCACATCCGACTCCAAGCCCGCCGGTCCCAGCGGCGGCGTGCAGTCCCTCGAACGCGCCTTCGATCTACTGGAGCGCATGGCGGACGCCGGGGGCGAGGTCGGCCTCAGCGAGCTCTCCGCGAGCAGCGGGCTCCCCCTCCCGACCATCCACCGGCTGATGCGCACCCTGGTCGTCTGCGGCTACGTACGCCAGCAGCCCAACCGGCGCTACGCGCTGGGCCCCCGCCTGATCCGCCTCGGCGAGTCCTCGGCCCGCCTGCTGGGCACATGGGCGCGGCCCTACCTCCAGCGGCTGGTCGAGGAGACCGGCGAGACGGCCAACATGGCGCTGCTCGACGGGGACGAGATCGTGTACGTCGCCCAGGTGCCCTCGAAACACTCGATGCGGATGTTCACCGAGGTCGGCAGGCGGGTGCTCCCCCACTCCACCGGTGTGGGCAAGGCCCTTCTCGCGGACACCCCGGCGGACGAGGTGCGCGCCCTGCTGGCCCGTACGGGCATGCCGGCGGCCACCGAGAAGACGATCACCACTCCGGACGGCTTCCTCGACGCGCTCGAACAGGTGCGGAGGGCGGGCTACGCGGTGGACGACAACGAGCAGGAGATCGGGGTCCGCTGCCTCGCGGTCTCGGTGCCGGACTCCCCCACATCGGCGGCCATCTCCATCTCGGGGCCCGCCGGCCGGGTGACGGAGACGGCGACCGAGCGGATCGTGCCGATCCTCCAGCAGATCGCGAAGGAGCTCTCGGAGGCGCTGGCCAGCAGCGGCGGCACGACGGGCTGA
- a CDS encoding DUF5955 family protein, with protein sequence MLRSVGQERLTGSGEDPRVTELRTAVSRLRRELAGHPAEFPDRGIAEDELAALDAMAVSGRPEVPRLRRSLLLVAGAIGSVSALAPGLRDVRVAVELFGEPPRRHP encoded by the coding sequence TTGTTGCGAAGCGTGGGGCAGGAGCGGTTGACCGGGAGCGGCGAGGACCCGAGGGTGACGGAGCTGCGTACGGCCGTCTCCCGGCTCCGCCGGGAACTCGCCGGACATCCCGCCGAGTTCCCGGACCGGGGTATCGCCGAGGACGAGCTGGCCGCGCTGGACGCCATGGCGGTCAGCGGGAGGCCCGAGGTGCCCAGGCTGCGCCGTTCGCTGCTGCTGGTCGCGGGGGCGATCGGTTCGGTCAGCGCGCTGGCACCGGGGCTCCGGGACGTACGGGTCGCCGTCGAGCTCTTCGGGGAGCCGCCGCGCCGCCACCCGTGA
- a CDS encoding nucleotidyltransferase family protein, protein MAHTQPIPVIAGVLLAAGGGRRLGGRPKALLEHRGRPLVEHAVRSLRNGGCGPVRVVLGAAAEEVRALADLSACAVTVNPSWEEGMGSSLRAGLGALAGSDVDAALVLLVDQPGIGAEAVARVRSAYRSRASLAAAVYDGERGHPVLFGADRWADISAAAVGDQGARAYLRAHRDAITLVECSDVAQAYDIDTAEDLTRLE, encoded by the coding sequence ATGGCTCACACACAACCGATCCCCGTAATCGCCGGAGTGCTGCTCGCCGCCGGCGGCGGCCGTCGCCTCGGCGGCCGGCCGAAGGCCCTGCTGGAACACCGCGGCCGTCCCCTGGTCGAGCACGCGGTGCGGTCGCTGCGCAACGGCGGGTGCGGACCTGTCCGAGTCGTCCTGGGTGCGGCGGCCGAGGAGGTGCGGGCTCTGGCGGACCTCTCGGCGTGCGCGGTGACGGTGAACCCGTCGTGGGAGGAGGGGATGGGCTCATCACTCCGGGCCGGCCTGGGCGCCCTCGCGGGTTCGGACGTGGACGCGGCCCTCGTGCTCCTGGTCGACCAGCCGGGGATCGGGGCGGAGGCGGTGGCGCGCGTGCGCTCGGCGTACCGCTCCCGGGCATCGCTGGCGGCCGCCGTGTACGACGGGGAACGCGGCCACCCCGTGCTGTTCGGGGCCGACCGGTGGGCGGACATCTCCGCGGCCGCGGTCGGCGACCAGGGCGCGCGGGCGTACCTGCGGGCGCATCGCGATGCGATCACGCTCGTCGAGTGTTCCGATGTGGCTCAGGCGTACGACATCGACACGGCGGAGGACCTGACGCGCCTGGAGTGA
- the aceB gene encoding malate synthase A — MSAPAPSPLAIVDAEPLPRQDEVLTDAALAFVAELHRRFTPRRDELLARRGERRAEIARTSTLDFLPETEAVRVDDTWKVAPAPAALDDRRVEITGPTDRKMTINALNSGAKVWLADFEDASAPTWENVITGQLNLIDAYTRNIDFTDPKSGKSYALKPAEELATVVTRPRGWHLDERHLQLDGTPVPGALVDFGLYFFHNAQRLIDLGKGPYFYLPKTESHLEARLWNEIFVFAQDYVGIPQGTVRATVLIETITAAYEMEEILYELRDHASGLNAGRWDYLFSIVKNFRDGGSKFVLPDRNLVTMTAPFMRAYTELLVRTCHKRGAHAIGGMAAFIPSRRDAEVNKVAFEKVKADKDREANDGFDGSWVAHPDLVPIAMESFDAVLGTKPNQKDRLREDVSVAAGDLIAIDTLDAKPSYDGLRNAVAVGIRYIEAWLRGMGAVAIFNLMEDAATAEISRSQIWQWINADVVFENGEHATADLARKVAAEELAAIRAEVGDETFESGKWQQAHDLLLQVSLDQDYADFLTLPAYEQLG; from the coding sequence ATGTCCGCACCAGCGCCGTCCCCGCTGGCCATCGTCGACGCCGAGCCCCTGCCGAGGCAGGACGAGGTCCTGACCGATGCGGCCCTCGCGTTCGTGGCCGAGCTCCACCGGCGGTTCACGCCCCGGCGTGACGAGCTGCTCGCCCGCCGAGGTGAGCGCCGCGCCGAGATCGCCCGCACCTCCACACTGGACTTCCTGCCGGAGACGGAAGCAGTCCGTGTGGACGACACCTGGAAGGTCGCCCCGGCCCCGGCCGCGCTGGACGACCGCCGGGTGGAGATCACCGGTCCGACCGACCGCAAGATGACCATCAACGCCCTGAACTCGGGCGCCAAGGTCTGGCTCGCCGACTTCGAGGACGCGTCCGCCCCCACGTGGGAGAACGTGATCACCGGCCAGCTCAACCTGATCGACGCGTACACCCGGAACATCGACTTCACCGACCCGAAGTCGGGCAAGTCGTACGCCCTCAAGCCCGCCGAGGAGCTCGCGACCGTCGTCACGCGCCCGCGTGGCTGGCACCTGGACGAGCGCCACCTCCAGCTCGACGGCACCCCGGTGCCCGGCGCGCTGGTCGACTTCGGCCTCTACTTCTTCCACAACGCGCAGCGCCTGATCGACCTCGGCAAGGGCCCGTACTTCTACCTGCCGAAGACGGAGTCGCATCTGGAGGCCCGCCTCTGGAACGAGATCTTCGTCTTCGCCCAGGACTACGTCGGCATCCCGCAGGGAACGGTCCGCGCGACCGTCCTGATCGAGACGATCACCGCCGCGTACGAGATGGAGGAGATCCTCTACGAGCTCCGCGACCACGCCTCCGGGCTGAACGCGGGCCGCTGGGACTACCTCTTCTCCATCGTCAAGAACTTCCGCGACGGCGGCTCGAAGTTCGTCCTGCCGGACCGCAACCTGGTCACGATGACCGCCCCGTTCATGCGGGCGTACACCGAACTCCTGGTCCGCACCTGCCACAAGCGCGGCGCGCACGCCATCGGCGGCATGGCGGCGTTCATCCCGTCGAGGCGGGACGCCGAGGTCAACAAGGTGGCCTTCGAGAAGGTCAAGGCGGACAAGGACCGCGAGGCGAACGACGGCTTCGACGGCTCCTGGGTGGCCCACCCGGACCTGGTCCCGATCGCGATGGAGTCCTTCGACGCGGTCCTGGGCACCAAGCCGAACCAGAAGGACCGCCTGCGCGAGGACGTCTCGGTGGCGGCCGGCGACCTGATCGCCATCGACACGCTGGACGCGAAGCCCTCGTACGACGGCCTGCGCAACGCGGTCGCGGTGGGCATCCGCTACATCGAGGCGTGGCTGCGGGGCATGGGCGCGGTCGCCATCTTCAACCTGATGGAGGACGCGGCCACCGCCGAGATCTCGCGCTCGCAGATCTGGCAGTGGATCAACGCGGACGTGGTCTTCGAGAACGGCGAGCACGCCACCGCGGACCTGGCCCGCAAGGTCGCCGCCGAGGAACTGGCCGCGATCCGCGCGGAGGTCGGCGACGAGACCTTCGAGTCCGGCAAGTGGCAGCAGGCCCACGACCTGCTGCTCCAGGTCTCGCTGGACCAGGACTACGCGGACTTCCTGACGCTGCCGGCGTACGAGCAGCTGGGCTGA
- a CDS encoding DUF4097 family beta strand repeat-containing protein, whose protein sequence is MQKFDTPTTVSALVDIPAGRIRIIAADRNDTTVEVLPADTTRSRDLKAAERTTVDYSDGILRIEAPPAKNSVLGSSGSLEVTIQLPTGSHIEARTAAADIRGVGRLGDVTFDGAQGTVKLDETASAHLTLLDGDITLGRLGGPAQISTHKGDINITEALHGTVELRTQQGEITVGAARGVSASLDAGTTYGRILNTLRNTDGATAGLAIHATTAYGDITARSV, encoded by the coding sequence ATGCAGAAGTTCGACACCCCCACCACGGTCTCCGCCCTCGTGGACATCCCCGCCGGCCGCATCCGGATCATCGCCGCGGACCGGAACGACACCACGGTCGAGGTCCTCCCCGCGGACACCACCAGGAGCCGCGACCTGAAAGCCGCCGAACGCACCACGGTCGACTACAGCGACGGCATCCTGCGGATCGAGGCCCCGCCCGCGAAGAACTCCGTCCTCGGCAGCTCCGGATCACTCGAAGTGACCATCCAACTGCCCACCGGCTCCCACATCGAGGCCAGGACCGCCGCCGCCGACATCCGCGGCGTCGGACGACTCGGCGACGTCACCTTCGACGGCGCCCAGGGCACCGTCAAGCTCGACGAGACCGCCAGCGCCCACCTCACCCTCCTCGACGGCGACATCACCCTCGGCCGCCTGGGCGGACCCGCGCAGATCAGCACCCACAAGGGCGACATCAACATCACCGAAGCCCTTCACGGCACCGTCGAACTACGCACCCAGCAGGGCGAGATCACCGTCGGCGCCGCCCGCGGAGTCTCCGCCTCCCTCGACGCCGGCACCACCTACGGCCGCATCCTCAACACACTCCGCAACACCGACGGCGCCACCGCCGGCCTCGCCATCCACGCCACCACCGCCTACGGCGACATCACCGCCCGCAGCGTGTAA
- a CDS encoding serine hydrolase domain-containing protein has translation MSITPTDRDRPELQEIIEEMAESGFTGVTMRVHDERGEWVGSAGVRELGGTAQPPADGHVRIGSNTKTFTATVVLRLVAEGLIALDAPVADHLPGFALDPAITVRMLLQHTSGVFNFTGEYYDDGTYAPGIPATTAGQEWVDDRFKTYRPEELVRLALSKPARFEPGTDWSYSNTNYVLARLLVERVTGNSLAEEMRRLILEPLGLSGTILPETGPEIPEPHTHAYYRYEEDGRQKTVDVTRQNPSWISTGGDMISTTRDLHTFISALLGGKLLPAPLLGEMCSPHPKAGYGLGVFVQEAGGDGGTVITHNGGMAGHAALMYSTPDGSRTLTAALNYVDDAELSMAEPFQKATQRLVTEVFGGGRAGSDGARGQE, from the coding sequence ATGTCCATCACTCCTACCGACCGGGACCGACCCGAACTGCAGGAGATCATCGAGGAGATGGCCGAGTCCGGCTTCACCGGGGTGACGATGCGCGTGCACGACGAGCGGGGCGAGTGGGTCGGCAGCGCCGGGGTGCGCGAACTGGGCGGGACCGCGCAGCCGCCGGCCGACGGGCACGTCCGGATCGGCAGCAACACCAAGACCTTCACCGCGACCGTCGTACTGCGACTCGTGGCCGAGGGCCTGATCGCGCTCGACGCCCCGGTGGCCGACCACCTGCCCGGGTTCGCACTGGACCCGGCGATCACGGTGCGGATGCTGCTCCAGCACACCAGCGGGGTGTTCAACTTCACCGGCGAGTACTACGACGACGGGACGTACGCGCCGGGGATACCCGCCACGACCGCGGGCCAGGAGTGGGTGGACGACCGGTTCAAGACCTACCGGCCGGAAGAGCTGGTCCGGCTGGCGCTGTCCAAGCCGGCGCGGTTCGAGCCCGGGACGGACTGGAGCTACTCCAACACCAACTACGTGCTGGCCAGGCTTCTCGTCGAGAGGGTCACCGGCAACTCGCTCGCCGAGGAGATGCGGCGGCTGATCCTGGAGCCGCTCGGGCTGTCGGGCACCATCCTGCCGGAGACCGGCCCGGAGATCCCCGAACCGCACACCCATGCCTACTACCGGTACGAGGAGGACGGCCGGCAGAAGACGGTCGACGTCACCCGCCAGAACCCGTCCTGGATCTCCACCGGCGGAGACATGATCTCGACAACCCGGGACCTCCACACATTCATCTCCGCGCTGCTGGGCGGCAAGCTCCTGCCGGCCCCGCTGCTGGGCGAGATGTGCAGCCCACATCCCAAGGCCGGCTACGGCCTGGGGGTGTTCGTGCAGGAGGCGGGCGGGGACGGCGGTACGGTCATCACCCACAACGGCGGTATGGCGGGCCACGCGGCGCTGATGTACAGCACACCCGACGGCAGCAGGACGCTGACCGCCGCGTTGAACTACGTCGACGACGCCGAACTGTCCATGGCGGAGCCGTTCCAGAAGGCGACGCAGAGGCTGGTCACGGAGGTGTTCGGCGGCGGGCGGGCCGGTTCCGACGGTGCCAGGGGCCAAGAATGA
- a CDS encoding lysophospholipid acyltransferase family protein, translating to MLSRLADVLVPAVGRLTVTTDADAELAPGSIIVANHTSLADPAVVLAALHRLGARPVVMAAAGLWRVPVLGRVLAREGHIPVHRGDRRAADALDAAAEVLKSGRLILIYAEGGIPRRTDAAEAAPEAFRSGLSRLALRTGAPVVPVGQAGARRVTSGSTAKQLAGLFTAPLRRPELHVHVGEPVVLTADGAAQTEQARTAVTAAWRTAAARLGEPAALAA from the coding sequence ATGCTCAGCCGCCTCGCCGACGTCCTGGTGCCCGCCGTCGGCCGCCTCACGGTCACCACCGACGCGGACGCCGAACTCGCCCCCGGCAGCATCATCGTCGCCAACCACACGTCGCTCGCCGACCCGGCGGTCGTGCTGGCCGCGCTGCACCGGCTCGGGGCCCGTCCCGTCGTCATGGCGGCCGCCGGGCTGTGGCGCGTGCCGGTGCTCGGCCGTGTGCTCGCCCGCGAAGGGCACATCCCCGTCCACCGCGGCGACCGGCGCGCGGCGGACGCCCTGGACGCCGCCGCCGAGGTGCTGAAAAGCGGGCGTCTGATCCTGATCTACGCCGAAGGCGGCATCCCCCGGCGGACAGACGCCGCGGAGGCGGCACCCGAGGCCTTCCGCAGCGGCCTGTCCCGCCTCGCCCTGCGCACCGGTGCTCCGGTGGTTCCCGTCGGCCAGGCGGGCGCCCGCCGGGTCACCTCGGGAAGCACGGCGAAGCAGCTCGCGGGCCTGTTCACGGCGCCGCTGCGCCGTCCGGAGCTCCATGTGCACGTGGGTGAGCCGGTCGTGCTGACGGCCGACGGTGCCGCCCAAACCGAGCAGGCCCGGACGGCGGTGACGGCCGCCTGGCGCACGGCGGCCGCCCGGCTCGGGGAACCCGCCGCCCTGGCCGCCTGA